The Zingiber officinale cultivar Zhangliang chromosome 9A, Zo_v1.1, whole genome shotgun sequence genome window below encodes:
- the LOC122020897 gene encoding protein FAR1-RELATED SEQUENCE 5-like — MEGHNHPLSTPSKVHLLRSHRNVSTAKKALTQQFSEVNVSTCQQMRLLEIEYGGSELVGCTERDIRNFEKQLRDEQKGIDAETLIELFASEKEKNSAFFFDYETDSDNRFSRCFWADHVSRTAYNVFGDVVVFDTTYNTNKYGLIFAPFVGVNHHHQTIVFGCGFISDEKTESFVWLFNKFIEVMPKGAPNVIITDQDPAMTKAIAQVFPQTVHRYCLWHILNKFPNKLDPLTFRDYYQSIKNVIGNSTTPDEFENLWEEVIKCANLEKNDWLSSMYELRHKWVPAYFSHIFCAGMSSSQRSEVSHAFFKRYVSNKNSLMDFIIRFNRALRHQRHNELVADHIDMNELPRIKTNWPMESQMVKLYTKKKWMEFQSEISEIHGYYVQQASMGVDSVVYHVMKFQRSSSSKPRVLTHDKQKDNIFCSCRKFEFDGIPCRHMLAFFRINQVFHLPDKYILKRWTRDAKVGAIHALDK; from the coding sequence ATGGAAGGCCATAATCATCCACTTTCGACTCCTTCAAAGGTGCATTTActacgctcacatcgtaatgTTTCGACAGCAAAGAAAGCATTGACTCAACAGTTTTCAGAGGTCAATGTGTCAACTTGCCAACAAATGCgattattagagatagagtatggagggtCTGAGCTGGTAGGTTGtacagaaagagatattagaaactttgagaaacagttaagggatgaacaaaagggtatcgatgctgaaacactaatcgagttatttgcatctgagaaagagaagaattcagcttttttctttgattacgagactgattcagataataGATTTAGTAGGTGTTTTTGGGCGGATCATGTATCAAGGACGGCATACAatgtatttggtgatgtagttgtatttgatacaacatataacaccaacaaatatggatTAATTTTTGCACcgtttgtaggagttaatcatcatcatcaaacaatTGTTTTTGGTTGCGGCTttataagtgatgagaaaactgagtcttttgtttggcTGTTTAACAAGTTCATAGAAGTtatgcctaaaggtgcaccaaatgtgatcatcactgatcaggatcctgctatgacgAAAGCAATTGCCCAAGTTTTCCCTCAGACAGtacatcgatattgtttgtggcacatactaaataaatttccaaataaattagaccctttgacttttcgTGACTACTACCAAAGCATAAAAAATGTCATTGGAAATTCTACCACACCTGATGAATTTGAGAATTTATGGGAAGAAgttatcaagtgtgctaacttggagaaaaatgattggttgtcttCGATGTATGAATTGCGACACAAGTGGGTGCCAGCATATTTTAGTCATATATTTTgtgctggaatgtcaagtagtcaaagatctgaagtttcacatgcatttttcaagaggTATGTTTCAAATAAGaattcattgatggattttatcatccgtttcaatagggcactgagacaccaaagacacaatgagttagttgctgaccatattgatatgaatgagcttCCCAGGATTAAGACAAACTGGCCAATGGAATCTCAAATGGTTAAGTTATACACGAAAAAGAAATGgatggagtttcaaagtgaaataagTGAAATTCATGGTTACTATGTGCAACAAGCATCTATGGGAGTTGACTCAGTAGTTTATcatgtgatgaaatttcaaagaaGTTCTTCCTCCAAACCAAGGGTGCTTACGCATGACAAACAGAAGGACAATATATTCTGTAGCTGTAGGAAATTTGAGTTCGATGGCATTCCATGCAGGCATATGTTAGCCTTTTTTCGTATCAatcaagtgtttcatttgccagataagtatatactcaaacgatggacacgagatgcaaagGTTGGAGCAATACATGCTTTGGATAAGTAA
- the LOC122019074 gene encoding phosphomevalonate kinase, peroxisomal-like: MDITKGLSQPLCGASCAICYSCIQGLDITILGSNDFYSYRNQIEAHGLPLTRESLASLPPFSSITFNRVASNGTLPGEECKPKVAKTGLGSSAAMTASVVAALLHYLFCCYSSIFKQKPVR; this comes from the exons ATGGATATTACAAAG GGACTCAGTCAACCCCTTTGTGGAGCAAGCTGTGCAATATGCTATAGCTGCATCCAAG GTCTTGATATTACAATCTTAGGAAGCAATGATTTCTACTCTTACAGAAATCAG ATTGAAGCGCATGGCTTACCTTTGACTCGAGAGTCATTGGCGTCACTTCCTCCTTTTTCTTCAATAACATTTAATCGAGTGGCTTCTAATGGAACACTTCCTGGAGAGGAATGCAAACCTAAGGTTGCAAAAACAGGACTTGGCTCATCAGCAGCAATGACCGCATCAGTCGTTGCAGCACTCCTTCATTACCTTTTTTGTTGTTACTCTTCCATTTTCAAGCAGAAGCCAGTTAGATGA